A stretch of Primulina tabacum isolate GXHZ01 chromosome 13, ASM2559414v2, whole genome shotgun sequence DNA encodes these proteins:
- the LOC142522012 gene encoding uncharacterized protein LOC142522012: MTQSSAMIKRRKLSGDVLQATKLTIVPQLAYEKYREENNGIAFNLEHVWRIVKDRPMFTLQSVDHLVNTKKARTSESGASNTSSNQDASLHVDLNEEENRLMGQKAAKRKEKCKTRSDMECMTTNLDNMFAKFTEYTSMKKVEVEVEMKQKQLEVEEMKAKAAMAKVQLKEYAILSKDTSQMTYEQLIIHERLC; encoded by the exons ATGACCCAATCATCGGCAATGATCAAAAGACGGAAGCTTTCTGGGGACGTGTTGCAAGCAACTAAATTGACAATCGTCCCGCAG CTTGCGTATGAAAAATATCGTGAGGAAAATAACGGCATCGCATTTAATCTTGAGCATGTGTGGAGGATCGTAAAAGATCGTCCAATGTTTACTCTACAGTCCGTTGATCACCTTGTTAACACGAAGAAGGCAAGGACCTCGGAGTCGGGAGCAAGCAACACCTCATCCAACCAAGATGCGAGTCTACATGTAGACCTAAACGAAGAAGAAAATCGTCTAATGGGTCAGAAGGCAgcaaaaagaaaggaaaaatgtaAAACGAGATCGGACATGGAGTGTATGACAACAAACTTGGACAATATGTTTGCAAAGTTTACTGAATATACAAGCATGAAAAAAGTTGAAGTTGAAGTTGAAATGAAACAAAAACAACTCGAAGTAGAGGAGATGAAAGCAAAAGCTGCTATGGCCAAAGTTCAACTAAAGGAATATGCAATCCTTTCGAAGGATACTTCGCAAATGACATATGAGCAACTTATCATCCACGAACGTCTATGTTAA
- the LOC142523375 gene encoding cytochrome P450 71AU50-like encodes MDWIWTAIPAILFLYLLRLILTIGKKKRLPPGPIGIPILGHFHLLGKNPHHDLNQLARKYGPIMYLRFGYVPNIVISSPAGAKLILKTHDLIFASRPHHEASQYIGYGQTNLSFGQYGPYWRNMRKLCTLELMNNHKINQFRDMRKAEIGLLVSSLKQAAESLQTVDISARVSGLSADMICLMVFGRKHAEKDLNEKGFKAVVTEALQLGAKFNLGDYFPYLGAIDLQGLTRQMKDLSKIFDWFLEKIINEHVEKKKKENKETVDFVDTMLRIMESGEAEFEFDRRHFKAVLLDLFVAGMDTSATTVECAISELMRHPQVMKKLQQELESISGLDHMIEESHIDNFQYLDMVIKETLRLHPVIPLLLPHESMEDYMIDGFHIPRKSRVIVNVWAIGRDPNVWPDPEKFTPERFAETDVDIRGRDFRLLPFGSGRRSCPGMQLGLTAVRLMLSQLVHCFDWELPNGTVASDLDMSEHFGLVTSRKEHLLAVPIYRLHH; translated from the exons ATGGATTGGATTTGGACAGCAATACCAGCGATTCTGTTTCTCTATCTTCTTCGACTAATCCTAACCATCGGAAAGAAGAAAAGACTGCCACCAGGCCCAATCGGGATTCCAATTCTAGGCCATTTTCATTTACTGGGAAAGAATCCCCACCATGATTTAAACCAACTAGCCCGTAAATATGGCCCGATCATGTATCTACGATTCGGGTACGTGCCCAACATTGTCATCTCGTCACCCGCTGGAGCGAAGCTCATACTCAAAACGCACGATCTTATTTTCGCTAGCAGGCCTCACCACGAAGCATCGCAATATATCGGCTACGGACAGACGAATTTATCGTTCGGGCAGTATGGACCGTACTGGAGGAACATGCGTAAGCTGTGCACATTGGAGCTGATGAATAATCATAAGATCAATCAATTTCGGGACATGAGAAAAGCGGAGATCGGGCTTCTTGTTAGTTCACTCAAACAGGCAGCTGAATCTCTCCAAACTGTGGATATCAGCGCAAGAGTTTCGGGCCTTTCTGCGGATATGATCTGCTTGATGGTTTTTGGGAGAAAACATGCCGAAAAGGACTTGAATGAGAAGGGTTTCAAAGCTGTGGTTACCGAGGCTTTGCAGCTTGGTGCGAAATTCAATCTGGGGGATTATTTTCCTTACCTCGGGGCGATTGATCTGCAGGGATTAACTCGGCAGATGAAAGATTTGAGTAAGATTTTTGATTGGTTTTTGGAGAAGATCATCAATGAACATgttgagaagaagaagaaggaaaaCAAGGAAACAGTGGATTTCGTTGATACGATGTTGCGTATAATGGAGTCCGGAGAAGCTGAGTTTGAGTTCGATCGTCGGCATTTTAAAGCGGTGCTCTTG GACTTGTTTGTAGCAGGAATGGACACTTCGGCAACTACGGTGGAATGCGCAATATCTGAACTCATGAGGCACCCACAAGTTATGAAGAAGCTGCAACAAGAACTTGAGTCGATTTCTGGCCTCGACCACATGATTGAAGAGTCTCACATTGACAATTTTCAGTACTTGGATATGGTCATCAAGGAGACCCTAAGACTCCACCCTGTTATACCTCTGTTGCTCCCTCACGAATCCATGGAGGATTATATGATCGATGGGTTTCACATACCAAGAAAATCACGTGTTATTGTTAACGTATGGGCTATTGGGAGAGATCCTAACGTGTGGCCTGATCCTGAAAAATTTACGCCGGAGAGATTTGCTGAAACAGATGTCGACATTCGAGGACGTGATTTCCGGCTCCTACCTTTTGGGTCTGGTCGAAGAAGTTGCCCGGGAATGCAGTTGGGGCTCACGGCAGTTCGATTGATGTTGTCTCAATTGGTGCATTGTTTCGACTGGGAGCTTCCAAATGGTACGGTGGCAAGTGATTTGGACATGAGTGAACACTTTGGTCTGGTTACCTCTAGAAAAGAGCATCTTTTGGCCGTTCCTATTTATAGGTTACATCACTAA